From a region of the Micropterus dolomieu isolate WLL.071019.BEF.003 ecotype Adirondacks linkage group LG21, ASM2129224v1, whole genome shotgun sequence genome:
- the ccdc157 gene encoding coiled-coil domain-containing protein 157: MSQFLGRQDCIESLRKDLVDLQGAILDVFSRTGPGRFTSWKFPDKLSCNLDMVALLEQYDFVDGEDAFNQHSHIVLLELVIDRLLLLLQSFNSYVEQIRCSHRSEQKGCLSVGLVVRNYWSNLVQFANLKETFHDVKKQTKAKTCDETETVASVSPYMSSKCDSCRHCLSAQSSKSSFKHLPQNHIPSSPTHNTPCHLKVDSHNVSCQTFESSLVPCDACHEVQSILRVTGDALIELFQSEGLPSSLQPLLVAVKDTLELGHMTAGDVSQWANEQLRDMRRLAKHLQDVRGTVQPLKDRLVAAETERERFRSQLAKAQKEFKQEMEKHQANIVQLEFSLRKAQRSVKETEQRLQKEQQQLKRETLCLEESNSRLKENVAVQQDTLQTLECEKNLLQEKVRALHVEEEACCKLQQKIQQLESQVSETQLRLDKENAKYHSACRQQESMQAKQKSLLKRVDGLDEECEELQRQLGEREERQIDLHKQLQEMSEEKEQVQAQLTQQQDLCFELQKEKQTLEIHVGELKNSVAELQEYVQALRERERLLVAFPELSPLVQAQPQTTGNVLLDMEQQFRANNVRIEVLEKENTTLHTSLMKLRDRVQNNATREASPQETWSFSVPSTTVENPQNDLTQLQKSHLQSSSATWLGYSNRGKEVRSGESGLESTGSEDRVSTATASPSSLQLHLKTLHLNTGSTAAKSHTKTRSGSLLSHSRGLIQRKK, encoded by the exons ATGAGTCAGTTCTTGGGCCGTCAGGACTGTATCGAGAGCCTCCGAAAAGACCTCGTCGACCTTCAAGGGGCGATTCTGGACGTATTTTCTAGAACCGGGCCGGGTCGCTTTACCTCCTGGAAGTTCCCTGATAAACTCTCCTGTAACCTGGACATGGTAGCTCTACTGGAGCAATATGACTTTGTGGATGGGGAGGATGCATTCAACCAGCACTCCCACATTGTGTTACTGGAGCTGGTGATCGACAG ACTACTGCTCCTTCTACAAAGCTTCAATAGTTATGTTGAGCAAATTAGGTGCAGCCACAGGAGCGAACAGAAAGGATGCCTGTCAGTTGGTCTTGTAGTCAGAAACTATTGGAGTAATTTAGTTCAATTCGCCAACCTGAAG gAGACCTTCCATGACGTTaagaaacagacaaaagcaaAGACATGtgatgagacagagacagtggCATCTGTCTCCCCCTATATGAGCTCAAAGTGTGACTCTTGCAGACACTGCTTATCTGCCCAGTCTTCCAAAAGCTCGTTCAAGCATTTGCCACAGAATCATATACCCTCCAGTCCTACCCACAACACCCCATGTCACCTTAAAGTCGACAGCCACAATGTAAGCTGCCAGACATTTGAATCATCCCTTGTTCCCTGCGACGCATGTCATGAAGTGCAATCCATTTTGAGAGTAACAGGAGATGCTTTGATAGAGCTGTTTCAGAGTGAGGGCCTGCCCTCATCTCTGCAGCCACTCTTAGTAGCTGTGAAGGACACGCTGGAGCTGGGACATATGACAGCAGGCGATGTCTCCCAGTGGGCCAATGAGCAGCTCCGAGACATGCGCCGGCTTGCAAAGCATCTTCAAGATGTGCGGGGTACTGTGCAGCCTCTTAAAGATAGACTAgtggcagcagaaacagagagggagagattcAGGTCTCAGTTGGCAAAAGCGCAGAAAGAGTTCAAGCAAGAGATGGAAAAACACCAAGCAAACATAGTCCAGCTGGAGTTTTCCCTGCGGAAAGCACAGAGATCCGTGAAAGAAACAGAGCAAAGGCTGCAAAAGGAGCAACAACAGCTGAAGAGAG AAACTCTGTGCTTGGAGGAGAGTAATTCCAGACTGAAAGAGAATGTGGCAGTACAACAAGATACGTTACAAACACTTG AATGTGAAAAGAATTTGCTGCAGGAGAAAGTGAGGGCCTTGCATGTAGAGGAAGAGGCCTGTTGTAAACTACAGCAAAAGATCCAGCAGTTGGAGAGTCAAGTCTCTGAAACTCAGCTCCGTCTTGACAAAGAGAATGCCAAGTATCACAGCGCTTGTCGCCAGCAGGAG TCAATGCAGGCAAAGCAGAAATCTTTGCTAAAGAGAGTTGATGGTCTTGACGAAGAGTGCGAGGAGCTGCAGAGGCAgttgggagagagggaggagagacagaTCGACCTACACAAACAGCTGCAAgagatgtcagaggagaaggAACAAGTGCAGGCTCAGCTCACCCAACAGCAG GACCTGTGTTTCGAGCTCCAGAAGGAGAAGCAGACACTAGAAATACACGTAGGCGAGCTAAAGAACAGTGTGGCTGAGCTGCAGGAATATGTGCAAGCTctaagggagagggagaggctgCTGGTGGCTTTCCCGGAGCTCAGCCCTCTGGTTCAAGCCCAACCACAGA CTACGGGAAACGTGCTTTTGGATATGGAGCAACAATTCCGGGCAAATAACGTTCGTATAGAAGTTCTGGAGAAGGAAAACACCACCCTGCACACCAGCCTCATGAAACTGAGGGACAGAGTACAAAATAATGCAACCAGG GAAGCCTCACCTCAGGAGACATGGAGCTTCTCTGTGCCCAGCACAACAGTAGAAAACCCACAAAATGACCTGACACAATTGCAGAAGAGTCATTT GCAGAGCAGCAGTGCAACATGGCTAGGATACAGTAACagagggaaggaagtaagatcAGGGGAAAGTGGTCTGGAGTCAACTGGGTCAGAGGATCGTGTGTCCACTGCCACTGCTTCCCCCTCGTCCCTGCAACTTCACCTTAAAACCCTCCACCTCAACACAGGCTCCACTGCTGCTAAAAGCCACACAAAAACACGCAGTggttctctcctctctcattccAGAGGCTTGATTCAGAGgaaaaaatga
- the slc7a4 gene encoding cationic amino acid transporter 4, with amino-acid sequence MATCPRGCTPAVRLCQKLNRLKILEDDMMATSLKRCLSTLDLTLLGVGGMVGSGLYVLTGTVAKEMVGPAVIISFLFAGFASLLAAFCYAEFGARIPKTGSAYMFTYVSVGEIWAFLIGWNVILENMIGGAAVARAWSGYLDSIFNHAIQNFTETHIMKWDVPFLAHYPDLLAAGILVVASFFISFGVQVSSYLNHIFSTISMGVIVFILVFGFILAEPVNWSQKEGGFAPFGLSGILAGSATCFYAFVGFDVIASSSEEAKNPQKAVPIATAISLGLAATAYVLVSTVLTLMVPWHTLDPNSALADAFFRRGYSWAGIVVAVGSICAMNTVLLCNLFSLPRIVYAMAEDGLFFSIFARVNPVTKVPVIAILVFGILMAIMALIFDLEALVQFLSIGTLLAYTFVAASVIVLRFQPDKTSCKGSTSTSPNPNAEPSPAPSESQTITEDSGELKQYESFSDKLQLVERQKTRERRGVGQLRAYWEPYLGRLLGDCEPGEVVAFSVLTLIVSSVSLCVVLEFGSKQLQLPVWSVTVLLVIFILAYVLSLALIWIHEPQTVSKTFQVPLVPLTPGASILINVFLMMKLSPLTWIRFTVWIAIGLLVYFGYGIWHSKEGMRELQPKDMAARYVVLPSGSLVETVQSVQPDGQVDSSAHHINPSTSSTAEEYAGKR; translated from the exons ATGGCAACTTGTCCAAGAGGCTGCACCCCAGCGGTGCGCCTTTGTCAGAAACTGAACAGGCTCAAGATACTGGAGGATGACATGATGGCCACGTCGCTGAAACGCTGCCTCTCCACCCTGGACCTGACTCTGTTGGGAGTTGGTGGCATGGTGGGCTCTGGGCTTTATGTCCTGACAGGAACAGTAGCTAAAGAAATGGTTGGGCCTGCCGTCATCATATCCTTCCTTTTTGCAGGTTTTGCGTCTTTACTGGCCGCCTTTTGTTACGCAGAGTTTGGAGCACGCATTCCAAAAACAGGATCCGCCTACATGTTTACCTATGTCTCTGTGGGGGAGATCTGGGCCTTTCTCATAGGCTGGAATGTGATTCTGGAAAACATGATTGGTGGCGCTGCTGTGGCACGTGCCTGGAGTGGCTATCTGGACTCCATTTTTAACCACGCCATCCAGAActtcacagagacacacattaTGAAGTGGGACGTGCCCTTCCTTGCCCATTACCCTGACCTCCTTGCAGCAGGGATTCTAGTAGTTGCCTCGTTCTTCATTTCCTTTGGAGTTCAAGTGTCTTCTTACCTCAACCATATCTTCTCCACTATTAGTATGGGTGTCATCGTTTTCATCCTGGTCTTTGGCTTTATACTGGCTGAACCAGTCAATTGGAGCCAGAAAGAGGGAGGTTTTGCACCTTTTGGGCTGTCTGGAATACTGGCAGGCTCGGCCACGTGCTTCTACGCATTTGTGGGCTTTGATGTAATTGCGTCCTCAAGTGAGGAGGCAAAGAACCCGCAGAAAGCTGTTCCCATTGCCACTGCAATCTCCCTTGGACTAGCAGCAACCGCTTACGTCCTGGTCTCCACAGTGCTCACACTAATGGTACCCTGGCACACACTGGACCCCAACTCGGCTCTGGCGGATGCTTTCTTCCGCCGTGGTTACAGTTGGGCTGGAATTGTCGTGGCAGTAGGTTCCATCTGTG CTATGAACACTGTGCTGCTCTGTAATCTCTTCTCCCTCCCTCGGATTGTGTACGCCATGGCGGAAGATGGGTTGTTTTTCTCCATTTTCGCACGGGTCAATCCCGTCACCAAAGTCCCTGTCATTGCTATATTGGTGTTTGGGATCCTCATGGCCATCATGGCTCTCATCTTTGACCTGGAGGCCTTGGTTCAGTTCTTGTCCATCGGCACCCTCCTGGCGTACACCTTTGTGGCAGCGAGTGTTATTGTGCTGCGCTTCCAGCCTGATAAAACCAGCTGCAAGGGAAGCACTTCCACATCTCCCAACCCTAATGCGGAGCCTTCCCCTGCCCCCTCCGAGTCTCAGACCATAACTGAGGACAGCGGGGAGCTGAAGCAATATGAGTCCTTCTCTGACAAACTCCAGTTGGTGGAGAGGCAGAAGACAAGAGAGCGGCGTGGGGTGGGGCAGCTGAGGGCCTACTGGGAACCATACTTGGGCAGGCTGTTGGGGGACTGTGAGCCAGGCGAGGTGGTGGCCTTCAGCGTGCTAACTCTGATAGTGAGCTCAGTCTCCCTCTGTGTTGTGCTAGAATTTGGAAGCAAACAGCTACAGCTGCCGGTCTGGAGCGTCACAGTGCTACTGGTGATATTCATCTTAGCTTATGTTCTCAGCCTGGCGCTAATATGGATTCACGAGCCACAAACCGTCAGTAAAACATTCCAG GTACCTTTGGTTCCACTGACTCCAGGTGCCAGTATCCTCATTAATGTATTTCTCATGATGAAGCTCAGCCCTCTAACCTGGATTCGATTCACTGTATGGATCGCTATAG GTCTCTTAGTGTATTTTGGCTATGGGATCTGGCACAGTAAGGAGGGCATGCGGGAGCTCCAGCCCAAAGACATGGCCGCCCGCTATGTGGTGCTACCCAGCGGCAGCCTAGTCGAGACAGTGCAGTCTGTCCAGCCTGATGGACAAGTGGACTCCTCTGCGCACCACATCAACCCCTCCACTTCCTCGACAGCTGAGGAGTACGCAGGAAAGAGATGA
- the dgcr6 gene encoding protein DGCR6 gives MDGYPGVVGADSTKHQERHYYLLSELQTLVKDLPSSFQQRLSYNTLSDLALALIDGTVYEIVQGLLDIQHLTEKNLYNQRQKLHGEHQALKQDLVRKHKDALQSCKSHNLALLKSNQQAELEALEIRVREEQRMMDKKIVAEMDQKVIDQQNTLEKAGVPGFYITTNPQELTMQMNLLELILKLQQKESQSGIL, from the exons ATGGATGGTTATCCCGGAGTCGTTGGTGCTGATTCTACAAAACACCAAGAAAGACATTACTACTTGTTATCTGAACTGCAAACATTAGTCAAAGATTTACCAAG CTCCTTCCAGCAGCGCCTGTCCTACAACACGCTGAGTGACCTGGCTCTGGCGCTCATAGATGGGACAGTCTACGAGATTGTGCAGGGGCTCCTGGATATTCAGCATCTAACAGAGAAAAATCTGTACAACCAGAGACAAAAGCTGCACGGTGAACACCAAG CACTTAAACAAGATCTTGTACGGAAGCACAAAGACGCGCTGCAGTCATGCAAGTCTCACAACCTTGCCCTTCTCAAATCAAACCAGCAAGCTGAATTAGAG GCTCTGGAAATTCGTGTGCGAGAGGAACAAAGAATGATGGATAAGAAGATTGTAGCAGAAATGGATCAAAAAGTGATTGACCAGCAGAATACCCTGGAGAAGGCTGGCGTCCCGGGGTTTTATATCACCACTAATCCTCAG GAGCTCACAATGCAGATGAACCTACTTGAATTGATCCTCAAGCTTCAACAGAAGGAGTCCCAATCTGGAATCCTTTGA